One window of Dysidea avara chromosome 11, odDysAvar1.4, whole genome shotgun sequence genomic DNA carries:
- the LOC136239102 gene encoding uncharacterized protein, with amino-acid sequence MESLPTMMYEKSRDWATCIVNSHTMVATPAYTNFPRQAGDHFQLQSAVCAPQLIYPTMMMDDLMLCAQKQSFATGTFPPLLDCCESPPLYSSKPVVSQSSPIQTLYHQPPTQVLSPPDMCSPDTSYSVEDSWQRQPVEFNRQSIKLGNVFSTLQDDVKILDDEVHPFQAGKSILVPSVEDYLLDSLPPSPATIKPEVLNKVEENQHSGQIKMKDVTSAASCSDLSKGVQTNGSGDETTFKASGSYTSLKMTRKSSVGSTRQKLGEKLSRKGKGNQSKLTNQNETQKNTERRSSNNARERTRVKDMNEAFKELERLCRTHFHSNKAQTKLSIMHQAVLAITRLEQQLQEQNIKPMAYLKQSQEGEASRNSGTVQDSPSISTNKNTTPIKLNVPQQFCSSLENLEQVVNTSMAMISIGAPPTSSSDKNSLIVSVSKQDKVTPPHSEQNLHQLNVANNAATLDVEKFSSSVSLCDTMHHTYNRLINNS; translated from the exons ATGGAGTCACTACCTACAATGATGTATGAAAAAA GCAGAGATTGGGCAACTTGTATTGTTAATTCCCATACAATGGTGGCAACACCAGCTTACACTAACTTTCCTCGACAAGCTGGTGATCACTTTCAACTACAGTCTGCTGTTTGTGCTCCACAATTGATTTACCCAACAATGATGATGGATGACCTCATG TTGTGTGCACAAAAGCAATCATTTGCAACTGGAACATTTCCACCATTGTTAGACTGCTGTGAGTCTCCTCCATTGTACTCTAGTAAGCCAGTGGTATCACAGTCATCTCCTATACAAA CTTTATATCACCAGCCACCAACACAAGTCTTGTCACCGCCAGAT ATGTGCTCACCAGATACATCCTATTCTGTGGAAGATTCGTGGCAGAGACAGCCAGTAGAATTTAACCGGCAG AGTATCAAGTTAGGAAATGTGTTTTCAACCTTACAAGATGATGTAAAGATACTAGATGATGAAGTGCATCCTTTCCAAGCAGGAAAATCTATACTTGTTCCTTCTGTAGAAGACTATTTGCTTGATTCTCTTCCA CCTTCACCAGCTACCATCAAACCAGAAGTGTTGAATAAAGTAGAGGAAAACCAGCACTCAGGCCAGATTAAGATGAAGGATG TTACCAGTGCTGCATCCTGCAGTGATCTTAGCAAGGGTGTACAGACTAATGGCAGTGGTGATGAAACTACATTCAAAGCTTCTGGTTCCTACACAAGTCTAAAGATGACCAGAAAAAGTAGTGTTGGTTCTACCAGACAAAAATTGGGAGAAAAATTATCACGTAAGGGAAAGGGAAACCAATCAAAACTAACCAATCAGAATGAAACACAGAAGAACACAGAAAGACGGTCTAGCAATAATGCAAGAGAAAG AACAAGAGTGAAAGACATGAATGAAGCTTTCAAAGAGCTGGAAAGATTATGCAGGACACATtttcactctaataaagctcAGAcaaag CTCTCCATAATGCACCAAGCTGTATTAGCCATTACCAGGCTTGAGCAACAATTGCAAGAGCAAAATATAAAACCAATGGCTTACTTGAAACAATCACAAGAAGGAGAGGCTAGTAGAAATAGTGGAACAGTTCAGGACTCTCCTTCAATTTCCACCAATAAGAATACCACACCTATCAAGTTGAATGTTCCACAGCAATTTTGCTCCAGTCTAGAGAACTTGGAGCAAGTAGTGAATACTTCAATGGCTATGATCTCAATCGGTGCTCCACCAACTTCCTCAAGTGACAAAAATTCTCTTATAGTTTCAGTCAGTAAACAGGACAAAGTCACACCTCCTCATAGTGAACAGAATTTGCATCAACTAAATGTTGCAAATAATGCAGCAACCCTAGATGTTGAAAAATTTTCATCATCAGTCTCATTGTGTGACACGATGCATCATACATATAATAGACTTATTAATAATAGTTAG
- the LOC136239385 gene encoding uncharacterized protein has translation MKMMKIDHRLTTPYHPQANGLVERFNQTIQNVLVKFVNEKKELWEDYLDTCVFAYNTSKHESSKYCPFAVMFGRQALLPVEIQYPKEEDIVQHLDHNDEVIEQHFIHQTKVAQIVKENILTAQKRQKQVYDRKHHNPAKFKVGALVLRKDMKRKKRAGGKMDYKWQGPYKVVKSVGKGIFQILNTNDIKQTLKVHGTHLKLFYPPKKATGCISTSHDESDNSGNTSVRSGKGSISHDPSASVSDKEPCNSISQYDDNIKTDQIEEDNTSVVTHNTCTHTSKSHNPTVSIISHEPSATKSDKDPILTSQCDEDTKTKILDQMDDGNISVLLHARTSHDQSDSSSRTSISYDPSSIMSDKEPSYPSLISRWDEEDITHCKDLVRMNKEQGHNVSVAINVNCPLVYSSPNKQEATSQSLAVLVHLRYHLFTAKNWNTEFKIKPTSDKGKRVVDMIFSPPKHIVTKRKLNFSDSPDTNSVKPLR, from the exons atgaagatgatgaaaatTGACCACCGTTTGACTACCCCTTACCATCCTCAG GCAAACGGCTTGGTTGAGCGTTTTAACCAGACCATCCAGAATGTGCTGGTAAAGTTTGTTAATGAGAAAAAGGAACTCTGGGAAGATTATTTAGACACCTGTGTTTTTGCTTACAATACTTCTAAACACGAGTCATCAAAATACTGCCCTTTTGCTGTGATGTTTGGACGACAAGCTCTGTTACCTGTTGAAATTCAATATCCCAAAGAAGAAGATATCGTACAGCACTTGGATCATAATGATGAAGTTATAGAACAACATTTcattcatcaaacaaaagtAGCACAAATTGTGAAGGAGAACATACTCACCGCTCAAAAGCGTCAAAAACAAGTGTATGACAGGAAGCATCATAACCCAGCTAAATTCAAAGTTGGAGCATTGGTTCTTAGAAAAGATATGAAGAGGAAAAAGCGGGCTGGTGGAAAAATGGATTATAAGTGGCAGGGTCCTTATAAAGTTGTGAAGTCTGTTGGTAAAGGAATTTTTCAGATCCTAAACACCAATGACATTAAACAGACTTTAAAAGTCCATGGTACACATTTGAAATTGTTCTATCCACCCAAGaag GCAACTGGTTGTATCTCAACATCTCATGACGAAAGTGATAATAGTGGCAACACATCTGTCAGAAGTGGAAAAGGATCCATTTCACATGATCCTAGTGCCAGTGTGAGCGACAAA GAACCATGCAACTCGATATCCCAGTATGATGACAATATCAAGACTGACCAAATAGAGGAGGACAACACATCAGTTGTTACTCACAATACTTGTACACATACTTCAAAATCTCACAACCCAACAGTGTCCATTATCTCACATGAACCTAGTGCCACCAAAAGTGATAAA GATCCCATCTTGACATCTCAGTGTGATGAAGATACTAAGACCAAAATTTTGGACCAAATGGATGATGGCAACATATCAGTGCTCCTACATGCTCGTACATCTCATGATCAGAGTGACTCTTCTTCAAGAACGTCCATTTCTTATGATCCTAGCAGCATCATGAGTGACAAA GAACCCAGCTATCCCAGTTTGATATCACGATGGGATGAGGAAGATATCACTCACTGTAAAGATCTAGTACGAATGAATAAGGAGCAAGGGCACAATGTATCAGTTGCTATTAATGTG AATTGCCCATTGGTTTACAGTTCCCCAAACAAGCAGGAGGCTACTTCCCAGAGTTTGGCAGTTTTAGTGCACCTGCGCTATCACCTATTTACAGCCAAAAACTGGAACActgaatttaaaataaagcctACATCTGATAAAG GAAAGAGGGTTGTTGATATGATATTCTCACCACCAAAGCACATTGTTACCAAGAGAAAGCTGAATTTCTCTGATAGTCCTGATACGAATTCAGTTAAGCCATTGAGATGA
- the LOC136238613 gene encoding uncharacterized protein codes for MANPSTDLIQHLYLTGVRPTGKDIGVGAYGRVFEIEYCGTVFAAKEVHQILVEGVSREEYEGTRRTFLNECAQSISLGHPNVVQFLGVYNPGGESRLPVLVMERMQESLASLVEKYLNIPMCVKLSMLLDVSRGLWYLHSHNPPIVHRDLSPNNVLLTGQFVAKISDLGVAKAIDVGNRRTKTRAPGTVDFMGPEALVEIPEYGPPLDVFSYGGVTLHVVNQEWPKPLHYVVTDPKTRKLVALSEIERRREHVEKMIGTPTDLRRLVEQCLDNDPSRRPPISDVSERMRRMKEAENLRCPDVTMSPITWQVEQIPNVSEAPIVNAQKSLNNLPVDITWKKVAPLPVGRTAHTAVLLHGSVYVGGGYEGRNASDRQNCYRLDVYTVNINQWTTPSLATPYFFYAMAVLDNKLIIAGGTTINNEVTNKVLALDGGEWKDFNEMPTARSFLTAVGYQSMLITVGGQRVVESKWTIVGVTEVLDVTTGQWYAGEHLPVPHRQLKAVVINDTLCVLGGTANYYNDSDPSPQVFTASLDNISSHQLKWQSLPYTPWCCSTPVILYNDFLLSVGGRQSSLTSQTSEVCAFDPLTGLWGQIADIPVAMSFPGVVSMVNQIIVMGGLTMEGVFSCDTWIGVFNK; via the exons ATGGCCAACCCGAGTACTGACCTTATCCAACATCTCTATCTTACTGGAGTAAGGCCAACTGGAAAGGACATTGGTGTTGGCGCGTATGGAAGAGTTTTCGAAATAGAGTATTGTGGGACTGTTTTCGCTGCTAAAGAAGTCCATCAAATTTTAGTTGAAGGAGTTTCACGAGAAGAATACGAAGGAACAAGGAGAACATTTCTCAACGAATGTGCCCAGAGTATCAGTCTTGGTCACCCAAATGTGGTTCAGTTTTTAGGAGTATACAATCCTGGTGGTGAGTCGCGATTACCAGTTCTAGTGATGGAGAGGATGCAGGAGAGCCTTGCGTCACTGGTGGAAAAGTACCTAAATATTCCTATGTGTGTGAAGTTGTCTATGTTACTGGATGTGTCTAGAGGATTATGGTACCTCCACAGTCATAATCCTCCCATCGTCCACCGAGATCTTTCCCCCAATAATGTCTTATTGACTGGTCAGTTTGTGGCAAAAATCAGTGACCTAGGAGTAGCCAAAGCTATAGATGTAGGTAACAGGAGAACAAAGACTCGTGCTCCAGGAACAGTAGACTTCATGGGACCAGAAGCTTTAGTAGAGATCCCAGAGTATGGTCCTCCCCTTGATGTGTTCTCTTATGGTGGAGTGACACTTCATGTGGTGAATCAAGAATGGCCTAAACCACTACATTATGTGGTGACTGATCCTAAGACTAGAAAACTGGTGGCTTTATCAGAAATAGAGCGACGTCGAGAACATGTAGAGAAGATGATAGGTACTCCAACAGACCTAAGACGTTTAGTTGAGCAATGCCTTGACAATGATCCAAGTAGACGTCCTCCAATATCAGATGTGTCAGAGAGGATGAGGAGGATGAAAGAAGCAGAGAATCTGAGGTGTCCAGATGTGACCATGAGCCCCATAACATGGCAGGTAGAACAGATACCAAATGTATCAGAAGCACCAATTGTCAATGCACAA AAGTCATTAAACAATTTACCAGTGGATATTACATGGAAAAAGGTAGCTCCTCTACCAGTGGGTCGTACAGCACATACAGCAGTATTACTACATGGATCGGTTTATGTTGGTGGAGGATATGAGGGAAGAAATGCTAGTGACCGCCAAAATTGTTACAGACTGGATGTTTACACTGTTAACATCAATCAGTGGACCACGCCTTCCCTCGCAACACCATATTTCTTTTATGCTATGGCTGTACTGGATAATAAACTGATCATTGCTGGAGGGACAACAATTAATAATGAAGTCACCAACAAGGTTCTTGCTCTTGATGGTGGAGAGTGGAAGGATTTCAATGAAATGCCTACTGCTCGGTCATTTTTAACAGCTGTTGGGTATCAGTCAATGCTTATTACAGTGGGAGGTCAGAGAGTAGTTGAAAGTAAATGGACTATTGTAGGTGTAACTGAGGTACTTGATGTTACCACTGGGCAGTGGTATGCTGGTGAACATCTTCCAGTACCACATCGTCAACTTAAAGCTGTTGTTATAAATGATACTCTATGTGTGCTTGGTGGAACTGCTAACTATTATAATGATTCTGATCCATCTCCACAAGTGTTTACTGCCTCACTAGACAACATCTCAAGTCACCAGTTGAAGTGGCAGTCTCTCCCATACACTCCATGGTGTTGCTCAACCCCTGTTATTTTATATAACGACTTTCTTTTATCAGTTGGAGGAAGACAGTCATCTCTGACAAGTCAGACTAGCGAGGTGTGTGCTTTTGACCCATTAACTGGTTTATGGGGACAAATTGCAGATATTCCTGTAGCAATGAGTTTTCCAGGAGTAGTGAGCATGGTTAATCAAATAATTGTTATGGGTGGGCTTACTATGGAGGGGGTATTTTCCTGTGACACTTGGATTGGTGTGTTTAATAagtga